The Halomonas sp. 7T genome contains a region encoding:
- a CDS encoding flagella synthesis protein FlgN → MSLERLLNDQKSRLDELEALLSNEHTQLTKGDIDGDALTNIAHTKQVLLGELERIEGVRRSVQKRLGYDDGAAGALAAATDANCKAAWESLIDKSARVARMNELTGQMLSLRMKHNQQMLDYIRQIAEKTLYKPNGRNSAQPGRINASA, encoded by the coding sequence ATGAGCCTTGAACGTTTACTCAATGACCAGAAAAGCCGCCTTGATGAGCTAGAGGCTCTGCTCTCTAATGAGCACACCCAGTTAACGAAGGGCGATATTGATGGTGATGCGCTAACCAATATTGCGCATACCAAGCAAGTCCTGCTTGGCGAGCTGGAACGCATTGAGGGAGTGCGCCGCTCTGTACAAAAGCGGCTGGGATATGATGATGGTGCTGCTGGCGCGCTTGCGGCAGCGACTGATGCAAACTGCAAAGCGGCTTGGGAAAGCCTGATTGATAAAAGTGCACGTGTTGCGCGTATGAACGAGCTGACAGGGCAAATGCTTTCTCTACGCATGAAGCACAACCAGCAGATGCTGGATTATATTCGACAAATTGCTGAAAAAACCCTCTATAAGCCCAATGGCCGGAACAGTGCACAGCCGGGACGCATCAATGCTTCGGCTTAG
- the flgM gene encoding flagellar biosynthesis anti-sigma factor FlgM gives MKIDNINPLLRSNQAQQRDDVQKTNEAKPLDTGSATRESTQLSQSSVDSSQDVDTAKVQEIRDAIREGRLEIRADRIADGLIANLNES, from the coding sequence GTGAAAATCGACAATATCAATCCGCTGCTCCGTTCTAATCAAGCCCAGCAGCGTGATGACGTTCAGAAAACAAATGAAGCTAAACCGCTAGACACAGGCAGCGCGACTCGAGAGTCTACGCAGCTGAGCCAGTCTAGTGTTGATAGCTCTCAAGATGTTGACACGGCGAAAGTCCAAGAAATTCGCGATGCTATTCGAGAAGGTCGGCTTGAAATACGCGCTGATCGCATTGCAGATGGCTTAATTGCTAATTTAAACGAGTCTTAA
- the flgA gene encoding flagellar basal body P-ring formation chaperone FlgA has translation MPSPSRPVLRCLAVLKRFLFVCFVTFFTSLQAQANDQELVDAVQQFLYSHSHALGQEVVIDISPPSPHLAACVAPEPFFPNANQTPIGRVSVGVRCGEERRQVRYIQAQIDIIGSYSVANRDIARGTLITRDMLSQREGNLGDLAAQALTEPDGIIGMVAQRPIRSGSTFQAHYLQAPHLVERGQRVTVIAQGTGFRVSREGEALANGAQDERIRVRFDTREMVTARVVGQGVLVVDF, from the coding sequence ATGCCCAGCCCCTCGCGCCCAGTATTACGCTGTTTGGCAGTTTTAAAACGTTTTCTATTCGTCTGTTTTGTCACCTTTTTTACATCTCTCCAGGCGCAGGCTAACGACCAGGAGCTAGTAGACGCTGTACAGCAGTTTCTGTATAGCCATTCTCATGCGCTGGGGCAGGAAGTTGTTATCGATATCTCCCCACCCTCGCCCCACCTTGCTGCCTGCGTAGCGCCTGAGCCTTTTTTCCCTAATGCGAACCAAACACCGATTGGGCGTGTCTCTGTGGGTGTGCGGTGTGGTGAGGAACGGCGACAGGTACGCTATATCCAAGCTCAAATCGATATCATCGGCAGTTATTCAGTCGCTAATAGAGATATCGCGCGGGGCACGTTAATCACCCGCGATATGTTAAGCCAGCGCGAAGGCAATCTTGGGGATCTAGCAGCGCAAGCACTCACTGAGCCAGACGGTATTATAGGCATGGTTGCCCAGCGTCCTATTCGCAGCGGCAGCACCTTCCAAGCCCACTACCTGCAAGCACCTCACCTAGTAGAAAGGGGGCAGCGCGTTACGGTGATTGCCCAAGGCACGGGCTTTCGTGTATCCCGTGAAGGTGAAGCACTCGCTAACGGTGCTCAAGATGAGCGTATTCGGGTTCGCTTCGACACACGTGAAATGGTGACAGCACGCGTGGTTGGTCAAGGAGTTTTGGTCGTAGATTTTTAA
- the flgB gene encoding flagellar basal body rod protein FlgB, translated as MIDQLSSAFNFHQQALNLRQERHDVLAANIANADTPSYKARDIDFASELKKAVGNGSAPQQSGGVALARTSERHLEGQGAAWRGAGSADLLYRVPDQPSLDGNTVDMDRERTQFADNAVRYQAALTIMNRRIQGLKNAMQPE; from the coding sequence ATGATTGACCAACTTAGTTCCGCCTTTAATTTTCATCAGCAGGCGCTGAACTTACGGCAAGAACGTCACGATGTGCTTGCCGCTAATATAGCGAATGCCGATACGCCCAGCTACAAAGCGCGGGATATCGATTTTGCGAGTGAGCTTAAAAAAGCGGTAGGCAATGGTTCAGCTCCTCAGCAAAGCGGTGGTGTCGCGTTGGCACGTACCTCTGAACGTCATCTGGAAGGCCAGGGCGCTGCATGGCGTGGAGCAGGCAGTGCGGATCTGCTTTATCGAGTTCCTGACCAGCCAAGTCTAGATGGCAATACGGTGGATATGGACCGTGAGCGTACCCAGTTCGCTGATAATGCCGTTCGCTACCAAGCAGCACTAACAATTATGAACCGCCGAATTCAAGGCTTGAAGAATGCGATGCAGCCGGAATAA
- a CDS encoding SDR family NAD(P)-dependent oxidoreductase, which translates to MLSHLPNDFTAIVTGAGGGIGKAIVKALLASDQAGEVIAVSRSLFPYDAPRLTALTADVTTERGIEELAQLVNKRPVHLLFNSIGTLHDDDLQLQPEKRLEQFNAASFAHVMHINAATPARLITALKPSLQGIHPAIIASLSARVGSITDNGFGGWYSYRASKAAHNMLMKTASIELARLNKQLIVLCLHPGTTDTALSKPFQARVPNEKLFTPDFVAEQLLQVMSKRTPDDSGSFWDWAGEPIEW; encoded by the coding sequence ATGCTTTCCCACCTTCCCAATGACTTCACTGCTATTGTTACTGGCGCCGGTGGCGGGATTGGTAAGGCAATCGTTAAAGCCTTACTCGCCTCTGATCAAGCCGGTGAAGTGATTGCGGTAAGCCGTTCTCTATTTCCGTATGATGCACCCCGTCTGACAGCGCTTACTGCTGATGTCACTACCGAGCGTGGCATTGAAGAACTTGCTCAGCTGGTAAACAAACGTCCTGTACATTTACTGTTCAATTCAATCGGCACTCTTCACGACGATGACCTTCAGCTTCAGCCAGAAAAACGCCTTGAACAATTTAATGCCGCCTCGTTTGCTCACGTTATGCATATTAATGCTGCTACGCCTGCGCGACTCATTACCGCTCTTAAGCCATCGCTGCAAGGTATACATCCAGCGATTATTGCCAGCTTGTCTGCCCGTGTTGGCTCGATTACTGATAACGGCTTTGGCGGCTGGTATAGCTACCGTGCCAGTAAGGCAGCGCATAATATGCTGATGAAAACTGCCTCAATTGAATTGGCTAGACTGAACAAACAGTTAATCGTGCTATGCCTCCATCCTGGCACTACCGACACCGCGCTTTCAAAGCCCTTTCAGGCGCGTGTTCCCAACGAAAAGTTATTTACGCCTGACTTTGTAGCAGAACAGTTGCTACAGGTAATGTCCAAACGCACGCCAGACGATAGCGGCAGCTTTTGGGACTGGGCAGGGGAGCCTATCGAATGGTGA
- the flgC gene encoding flagellar basal body rod protein FlgC translates to MSMFSAFDIASSAMSAQAQRMNVTASNMANADSIAGPDGETYRAKQVMFQTQAQNNRYGVGGVRVTEVVEDDSPLRLEYMPNHPAADEEGYVAKPNVEPVHEMVNMISASRSYQANVEVFNTTKQMMMKTLSLGEG, encoded by the coding sequence ATGTCGATGTTTTCAGCCTTTGATATTGCTAGCTCCGCGATGAGCGCCCAGGCGCAGCGGATGAACGTTACGGCTAGCAATATGGCCAATGCCGACAGCATTGCAGGGCCGGATGGGGAAACCTATCGAGCTAAGCAAGTTATGTTTCAAACTCAGGCACAAAATAACCGCTACGGTGTTGGTGGTGTTCGTGTTACAGAGGTTGTGGAAGATGACTCCCCGCTTCGGCTGGAATACATGCCCAATCACCCTGCCGCTGACGAAGAGGGCTACGTTGCCAAGCCTAACGTGGAGCCAGTGCATGAAATGGTCAACATGATTTCGGCCTCCCGCTCCTACCAAGCTAATGTTGAAGTGTTCAACACAACCAAGCAAATGATGATGAAAACACTCTCGCTGGGAGAGGGCTAA
- a CDS encoding flagellar hook assembly protein FlgD, which yields MMNGIDTSTLSNINGSRGGAQLNQSQSDELRNSFMTLLITQLQNQDPLNPMENAEMTSQLAQINTVSGIEQLNDTLSGITEQMNASQMIQASGLIGNAVLVPGNNVKVNVDDEGNSFATPFGIELAKPAESVEIVIRSRAGEVVYRNEVSGVKAGVESFQWDGKTNDGEALPAGDYRVSYAAKDAEGNEISTQPLNYALVQGVTPQEKGQEVRLDLGAIYGQVTLDQVKQIL from the coding sequence ATGATGAACGGTATTGATACCTCTACGTTAAGCAACATCAATGGTAGTCGAGGTGGCGCACAGCTGAATCAAAGCCAGTCTGACGAGCTGCGGAATAGCTTTATGACGCTGCTTATTACGCAGCTTCAGAACCAAGATCCGCTTAATCCGATGGAAAATGCGGAAATGACCTCGCAGTTGGCACAAATTAATACAGTAAGCGGGATTGAGCAGCTCAACGATACGCTCAGCGGCATTACCGAACAGATGAACGCTTCTCAGATGATTCAGGCGTCTGGCTTAATTGGTAACGCTGTGCTCGTGCCGGGTAACAACGTTAAAGTCAATGTTGATGATGAAGGTAATAGCTTTGCCACGCCGTTTGGTATTGAGCTTGCAAAGCCAGCTGAGAGCGTCGAAATTGTTATCCGCAGCCGCGCCGGAGAGGTGGTATACCGCAACGAAGTGAGTGGAGTGAAAGCGGGCGTTGAGTCCTTCCAGTGGGATGGCAAAACTAACGATGGTGAAGCGCTACCCGCTGGCGACTACCGCGTTAGCTATGCCGCCAAAGATGCAGAAGGCAATGAGATAAGCACACAGCCGCTGAACTATGCCCTGGTGCAAGGCGTGACGCCACAAGAGAAAGGTCAAGAGGTGCGCCTGGATTTAGGCGCCATATATGGTCAGGTGACACTCGACCAAGTGAAGCAAATTCTTTGA